A window from Anoplolepis gracilipes chromosome 15, ASM4749672v1, whole genome shotgun sequence encodes these proteins:
- the Chmp1 gene encoding chromatin modifying protein 1 yields MSVSQMEKNLFNLKFAVKELERNSKKCEKEEKIEKTKIKKAIQKGNMEGARIHAENAIRQKNQALNYLRMSARVDAVASRVQTALTTRKVTQSMAGVVKAMDAAMKSMNLEKISGLMDKFESQFEDLDVQSSYMENAMSQTTTTNVPQNDVDSLMQQVADEAGLELNMELPSGQLGSIGTSTAVSQEQDELTQRLARLRE; encoded by the exons ATGTCTGTCTCTCAAATGGAAA aaaatctaTTCAATCTGAAGTTTGCAGTAAAGGAATTAGAAAGAAACTCAAAAAAATGcgagaaagaggagaaaatagaaaaaacgaAGATCAAGAAAGCGATACAGAAAGGTAATATGGAAGGTGCTCGTATCCATGCGGAGAATGCAATTCGACAGAAAAACCAGGCCTTAAATTATCTCAGGATGAGCGCCAGGGTGGATGCAGTGGCCAGCAGAGTACAGACTGCACTGACGACTCGCAAAGTCACTCAGTCTATGGCCGGTGTTGTTAAGGCCATGGATGCGGCAATGAAATCCATGAACTTGGAAAAAATTTCTGGACTCATGGATAAGTTTGAGAGCCAATTTGAGGATCTGGATGTACAGAGTTCATATATGGAAAATGCTATGTCACAAACTACTACTACCAATGTACCTCAGAATGATGTGGACTCTTTAATGCAGCAAGTTGCGGATGAGGCTGG cCTGGAACTGAACATGGAATTGCCCTCTGGTCAGCTGGGCAGTATCGGTACTTCAACGGCAGTAAGCCAAGAGCAAGATGAGCTAACACAGAGATTGGCGAGACTCAGAGagtaa
- the LOC140673959 gene encoding bolA-like protein DDB_G0274169, giving the protein MHKTKFLRKFIFRKNYSTFHQENMSKVMLNKPIENSIKKKLETVLKPLYCNVINESYMHNVPKDSETHFKVVIVSEKFNNQPLIQRHRVVNELLQMELQGDVHALSIIAKTPEQWEASNKTVAASPACRGGFGK; this is encoded by the exons atgcataaaacaaagtttctaagaaaatttatatttagaaaaa attatagCACATTTCATCAGGAAAATATGAGTAAAGTAATGCTAAATAAACCAAtagaaaattcaataaaaaaaaaactggagACCGTATTGAAACCCCTGTACTGTAACGTCATTAATGAATCTTATATGCACAATGTTCCCAAGGATTCTGAGACACATTTTAAAGTAGTGATTGTAtcagaaaaatttaacaatcagCCGTTGATTCAG AGACACCGAGTAGTAAATGAATTATTGCAAATGGAACTGCAAGGAGATGTACACGCTTTATCAATAATA GCGAAAACACCTGAGCAGTGGGAAGCAAGCAATAAAACAGTGGCTGCGAGTCCTGCTTGCAGAGGTGgttttggaaaataa